One window of Halorarum salinum genomic DNA carries:
- a CDS encoding polysaccharide deacetylase family protein, giving the protein MVADERAVPDGHTFALCLTHDVDRPYKTYQSLFYALTEPDRRRYHLSTALPGVNPYWQFGTVMDLEADLGVRSAFYFLSEQRLFRDRPPREWPSMDAWRLFAGRYDPADPEIRAAIRRMDEGGWEVGLHGSYESFEDRERLREEKATVEEALGRAVRGGRQHYLNLEAPDTWADHRALGLAYDASLGSSEEYGFDHGYGVHRPFDDGFVVFPLTVMEQSLPDPGEEFDRAREACEDLLAEACDNGAVMTALWHPRHFSEGEFPGHRRLYRRLVERALELGAWVGSPGQLYEQEGLADPPGGGDRRRATSSTGPDGDGPEP; this is encoded by the coding sequence GTGGTCGCCGACGAGCGAGCCGTGCCGGACGGGCACACGTTCGCGCTGTGTCTCACCCACGACGTCGACAGGCCGTACAAGACGTACCAGTCGCTGTTCTACGCGCTGACCGAGCCGGACCGGCGGCGGTACCACCTCTCGACGGCGCTGCCGGGGGTGAACCCCTACTGGCAGTTCGGGACGGTGATGGATCTGGAGGCGGACCTGGGCGTCCGCTCGGCGTTCTACTTCCTCTCCGAGCAGCGCCTGTTCCGGGACCGACCCCCCCGCGAGTGGCCGTCGATGGACGCCTGGCGCCTGTTCGCCGGGCGGTACGACCCCGCCGACCCCGAGATCCGGGCGGCGATCCGGCGGATGGACGAGGGGGGCTGGGAGGTCGGCCTGCACGGCTCCTACGAGTCGTTCGAGGACCGGGAGCGCCTCCGCGAGGAGAAGGCGACCGTCGAGGAGGCGCTCGGCCGCGCGGTTCGCGGCGGGCGCCAGCACTACCTCAACCTCGAGGCGCCCGACACGTGGGCCGACCACCGTGCGCTGGGGCTCGCGTACGACGCCAGCCTCGGCTCCAGCGAGGAGTACGGGTTCGACCACGGCTACGGCGTCCATCGCCCGTTCGACGACGGCTTCGTCGTGTTCCCGCTGACGGTCATGGAGCAGTCGCTCCCGGACCCGGGCGAGGAGTTCGACCGGGCCCGGGAGGCCTGCGAGGACCTCCTCGCGGAGGCGTGCGACAACGGGGCCGTCATGACGGCGCTGTGGCACCCCCGCCACTTCAGCGAGGGGGAGTTCCCCGGCCACCGCCGGCTGTACCGACGGCTGGTCGAGCGCGCGCTCGAACTCGGCGCCTGGGTCGGCTCCCCGGGACAGCTGTACGAGCAGGAGGGGCTGGCCGACCCGCCCGGGGGCGGCGACCGGCGGAGGGCCACCTCCTCGACGGGTCCGGACGGCGACGGGCCGGAACCGTGA
- a CDS encoding DUF354 domain-containing protein, translating into MRALFDVSHPAHVHLFKHAAAELGGEGHDVFVASREKDVTTDLLDAAGIAHSPLTGVCDGRYGTAREWVAREGRLLRLVRRFDPDVVVSRLNPAAAHVSRLLGVPNVVFHDSEFAGLLERVTTPFATVVCTPAGFGRDFGERQRRYEGFHELAYLHPARFEPDPDALREAGVDPDEPYAVLRFVAMGAHHDVGHESLSPADKRELVERLEEEAGLTVYVSSEGPLPADLDDRRVPVPPEAVHQLLAHADVYAGDSGTMATEAAVLATPTARFNPYGDEMGNFHELHEYGLVRTLHGVSDFVDAAVALATDPDAGDRWRTRRRDMLAEKVDVTAYMLETVREVAAA; encoded by the coding sequence ATGCGCGCGCTGTTCGACGTGAGTCACCCGGCGCACGTCCACCTGTTCAAGCACGCCGCCGCCGAACTCGGCGGGGAGGGTCACGACGTGTTCGTCGCCTCCCGGGAGAAGGACGTGACGACCGACCTGCTCGACGCCGCGGGGATCGCACACAGCCCGCTCACTGGCGTGTGCGACGGCCGGTACGGGACGGCCAGGGAGTGGGTCGCCCGCGAGGGCCGGCTCCTCCGGCTGGTCCGGCGGTTCGACCCCGACGTCGTCGTGAGCAGGCTCAACCCCGCCGCCGCGCACGTCTCGCGGCTGCTCGGCGTGCCGAACGTCGTCTTCCACGACAGCGAGTTCGCGGGGCTGCTGGAACGGGTCACGACGCCGTTCGCGACGGTCGTCTGCACGCCGGCCGGCTTCGGGCGCGACTTCGGCGAGCGCCAGCGCCGGTACGAGGGGTTCCACGAACTCGCGTACCTCCACCCGGCGCGCTTCGAACCGGACCCCGACGCCCTCCGCGAGGCCGGCGTCGACCCCGACGAGCCGTACGCGGTGCTCAGGTTCGTCGCGATGGGAGCCCACCACGACGTCGGCCACGAGAGCCTCTCGCCCGCGGACAAGCGCGAGCTCGTCGAGCGGCTGGAGGAGGAGGCTGGGCTCACGGTGTACGTCTCCAGCGAGGGACCGCTGCCGGCCGACCTGGACGACAGGCGGGTGCCGGTCCCGCCCGAAGCGGTCCACCAGCTGCTCGCGCACGCCGACGTGTACGCGGGCGACTCGGGGACGATGGCGACCGAGGCGGCCGTGCTCGCGACGCCGACCGCGCGGTTCAACCCCTACGGCGACGAGATGGGGAACTTCCACGAACTGCACGAGTACGGGCTCGTCAGGACGCTCCACGGGGTGTCCGACTTCGTCGACGCCGCGGTCGCGCTGGCGACGGATCCGGACGCCGGGGACCGCTGGCGGACGCGGCGGCGCGACATGCTCGCCGAGAAGGTGGACGTGACCGCCTACATGCTCGAGACGGTCCGCGAGGTGGCGGCGGCGTGA
- a CDS encoding DUF354 domain-containing protein, producing the protein MRALFDVSHPAHVHLFRHAIRELEADGHRVHVTSREKDVTTDLLDAAGIDHTVLSSHRGTLPGLAAEWTVREARTLTTAARFRPDVVVSHLNPPAVHAARLVGSPSIVFADSEPVRVPVHLACPLASVVCTPRSFSKDLGRSHRCYDGFHELAYLHPDRFEPDRGILEASGVDPDARYFVLRFVSWEAHHDVGEGGLSLEAKRELVARLSEHGEVYVSSESELPPEFEPYRLPVPPEAIHSLLHFADLYVGDSQTMATEAGLLATPAVRSNSFVGDGDMTNFRVLDDEYGLVRSVADEERAVEKARSLATDPEADARWRRRLDRFLEEAVDVTGFMLDLIHAAADEGGEVARHVAHEVGEPPAATDDRPRPVVHAADGGADR; encoded by the coding sequence ATGCGTGCGCTCTTCGACGTGAGCCACCCGGCCCACGTCCACCTGTTCAGACACGCCATCCGGGAACTGGAGGCCGACGGGCACCGGGTCCACGTCACCTCCCGCGAGAAGGACGTGACGACCGACCTGCTCGACGCCGCGGGCATCGACCACACCGTCCTCTCGAGCCACCGGGGCACGCTCCCGGGGCTGGCGGCGGAGTGGACGGTCCGGGAGGCTCGTACGCTGACGACCGCCGCACGCTTCCGTCCGGACGTGGTCGTGAGCCACCTCAACCCCCCGGCGGTCCACGCGGCACGGCTGGTCGGCAGTCCGAGCATCGTCTTCGCCGACAGCGAACCCGTCCGCGTCCCGGTACACCTCGCCTGCCCGCTCGCCAGCGTCGTCTGCACGCCCCGGTCGTTCAGCAAGGACCTGGGTCGGTCCCACCGGTGCTACGACGGGTTTCACGAACTCGCGTACCTCCACCCCGACCGGTTCGAACCGGACCGGGGGATCCTCGAGGCATCCGGCGTCGACCCCGACGCGCGCTACTTCGTCCTGCGGTTCGTCTCCTGGGAAGCCCACCACGACGTCGGCGAGGGCGGCCTCTCGCTGGAGGCCAAGCGGGAACTGGTCGCGCGCCTCTCCGAGCACGGGGAGGTGTACGTCTCGAGCGAGTCGGAACTCCCCCCCGAGTTCGAACCCTACCGCCTGCCGGTCCCCCCCGAGGCGATCCACAGCCTGTTACACTTCGCCGACCTCTACGTCGGTGACTCCCAGACGATGGCGACGGAAGCGGGCCTGCTGGCCACGCCCGCGGTGCGGTCGAACTCCTTCGTCGGGGACGGAGACATGACAAACTTCCGCGTCCTGGACGACGAGTACGGCCTGGTCCGGTCGGTGGCCGACGAGGAACGGGCCGTCGAGAAGGCGCGTTCGCTGGCGACGGACCCGGAGGCCGACGCGCGCTGGCGGCGTCGGCTGGATCGCTTCCTCGAGGAGGCCGTCGACGTCACGGGGTTCATGCTGGATCTGATTCACGCGGCGGCCGACGAGGGGGGCGAGGTGGCCCGCCACGTCGCACACGAGGTGGGGGAACCGCCCGCCGCGACGGACGACCGGCCCCGCCCCGTGGTCCACGCCGCCGACGGGGGGGCCGACCGATGA